The proteins below are encoded in one region of Bremerella sp. P1:
- a CDS encoding FAD-binding and (Fe-S)-binding domain-containing protein gives MRRLYATDASAYQQMPLAVAIPVTKEDIRQLILFADRHAVGLIPRTAGTSLAGQVVGSGIVVDVSRQFTQILEIDPSARTVWVEPGVIRNELNLALKPHGMLFGPETSTQNRAMIGGMVGNNSCGSNSIKYGSTRDHLLEIEGFLADGTFVTFGPLTADEFETKCNAPDSLEKSIYQQIREMLSDSANREEIEREFPKPSIPRRNTGYAIDLLMDAEVFDPSSTKRFNFCKLIAGSEGTLFFATKIKLNCLPLPPPVSGLLCAHFETVDQSLRATQIAVQHDCYACELIDHFILECTERSIEHRANRFFVQGKPGAIIVVDIRGKTQEEVQAVCDRIIAEMQAAGLGYAYPVLFGDDTERIWDLRKAGLGLLGNMPGDAKPAPVVEDTCVDVDDLPEYIAEFNRRLKERFGLECVHYAHAGSGEIHLRPVINLKTPEGNQQFRQVAETIAELVKHYRGSLSGEHGDGRLRGEFLRQMIGERNYELVKQVKHTWDPKGVFNPNKIVDTPPMNSSLRYAPGQKPRQPETLFDFSANFGILGAAEMCNGSGDCRKTELAGGTMCPSYMATRDEKHTTRARANTLRQIITESDSANPLDSEDLKDVMDLCLSCKGCKKECPSTVDMAKLKAEFQQHYHDVHGVPRRSKLIADFFNKQKVAARLPWLWNLMFGTPAIRKQLNYLTGFHPDRTIPLLPKQTLSAWHARHKPHAKAGSEGKVLFFNDEFTNFHDPHVGIAAINLLEHLGYEVSLAPITESGRTWLSKGLLREAKQRIEENLQALKEAMHEGVRMIGVEPSAILTFRDETLELAEPELRFIAQDIAPRCLMFEEFFQQEMQAGNISADSFTDEPKSIHLHGHCFQKALAGQSASIAALSLPQNYTVKTIPSGCCGMAGSFGYEVEHYDVSMKIGELVLFPRVRELPSEVVVAAPGTSCRHQIHDGTQRKALHPAEILWDSLRKSP, from the coding sequence ATGCGACGTCTTTATGCGACCGATGCTTCCGCTTATCAGCAAATGCCACTCGCTGTCGCAATTCCCGTAACCAAGGAAGATATCCGCCAGCTCATCTTGTTTGCCGATCGACATGCAGTCGGCCTTATTCCTCGAACGGCAGGAACTTCCCTGGCAGGGCAAGTCGTCGGCAGCGGCATTGTGGTCGATGTCTCTCGACAATTCACGCAGATTCTCGAGATCGATCCCAGCGCGAGAACCGTGTGGGTCGAGCCGGGCGTGATTCGCAATGAGCTGAATCTCGCTCTCAAGCCTCACGGAATGTTGTTCGGCCCGGAAACATCAACTCAGAACCGAGCGATGATCGGCGGCATGGTTGGGAACAATTCTTGTGGATCGAACTCGATTAAGTACGGCAGCACGCGTGATCACTTGTTAGAAATCGAGGGTTTTCTCGCGGATGGGACCTTCGTCACGTTTGGGCCACTGACGGCCGACGAGTTCGAAACCAAGTGCAACGCTCCTGATTCGTTAGAAAAATCCATCTATCAGCAAATCCGAGAGATGCTTTCGGATTCCGCGAACCGCGAGGAAATCGAACGGGAATTTCCCAAGCCTTCGATCCCTCGAAGAAACACCGGCTACGCGATTGACCTATTGATGGACGCCGAGGTGTTCGATCCGTCCAGTACGAAGCGATTCAACTTCTGCAAGTTAATTGCCGGAAGCGAAGGTACGCTCTTTTTCGCTACTAAGATCAAGTTGAACTGCTTGCCACTGCCTCCGCCGGTCAGTGGGTTACTGTGTGCTCATTTCGAGACCGTCGATCAATCGCTACGAGCGACGCAGATCGCCGTACAGCACGACTGCTATGCCTGTGAGCTAATCGATCATTTCATCCTGGAGTGCACCGAACGGAGCATTGAGCATCGCGCCAACCGATTCTTCGTGCAAGGCAAGCCTGGAGCGATCATTGTGGTCGATATCCGCGGCAAGACCCAGGAAGAAGTCCAAGCGGTGTGTGATCGGATCATCGCCGAGATGCAAGCAGCAGGGCTCGGCTATGCCTACCCGGTACTCTTTGGCGACGATACCGAGCGGATCTGGGACTTGCGCAAAGCGGGGCTGGGGCTGCTCGGCAACATGCCAGGCGATGCCAAGCCTGCTCCGGTGGTGGAAGACACATGCGTCGATGTCGACGACCTGCCAGAGTACATCGCCGAGTTTAACCGGCGGCTGAAAGAACGGTTCGGACTGGAATGTGTTCACTATGCACACGCAGGCAGTGGAGAGATCCATCTTCGCCCCGTCATTAACTTGAAGACGCCTGAAGGGAATCAGCAGTTTCGCCAAGTCGCCGAAACGATTGCCGAGTTGGTCAAACACTATCGAGGCTCGCTCAGCGGCGAACATGGAGACGGACGACTTCGCGGGGAGTTTCTACGGCAGATGATCGGCGAGCGCAACTACGAGTTGGTCAAGCAAGTCAAGCATACCTGGGACCCGAAAGGAGTCTTCAACCCGAACAAGATCGTCGATACGCCTCCGATGAATTCTTCATTGCGCTATGCACCAGGGCAGAAGCCACGCCAACCGGAGACCTTGTTTGATTTCTCAGCAAACTTCGGCATCCTCGGCGCGGCGGAAATGTGCAACGGTTCAGGCGATTGTCGCAAAACAGAGCTGGCTGGTGGAACGATGTGCCCGAGCTACATGGCCACGCGCGACGAGAAGCACACGACGCGAGCTCGGGCGAACACCCTTCGTCAAATCATCACCGAGTCGGATTCAGCCAACCCGTTGGACAGCGAAGACCTCAAGGATGTGATGGACCTTTGTCTTTCCTGCAAAGGATGCAAGAAGGAATGTCCTTCGACGGTTGATATGGCCAAGTTGAAAGCCGAATTTCAGCAGCACTACCATGACGTGCACGGCGTACCTCGGCGATCGAAGTTGATTGCCGACTTCTTCAACAAGCAGAAAGTGGCTGCCAGACTTCCTTGGCTCTGGAATCTTATGTTTGGTACGCCAGCGATTAGGAAACAACTTAATTACCTGACTGGTTTTCATCCTGATCGCACGATTCCGCTCTTGCCTAAGCAGACGCTGTCCGCATGGCATGCCCGACATAAACCTCATGCCAAAGCTGGAAGCGAAGGTAAGGTGCTCTTCTTTAATGACGAGTTCACCAACTTTCATGATCCGCACGTCGGTATTGCGGCGATCAATTTGCTGGAGCACTTAGGGTATGAAGTATCGCTTGCTCCCATCACAGAGAGCGGACGGACTTGGCTATCGAAAGGGTTGCTCCGAGAGGCCAAGCAGCGAATCGAAGAAAACTTACAGGCTTTAAAAGAAGCGATGCACGAAGGCGTACGCATGATTGGCGTCGAGCCTTCAGCGATTCTGACGTTTCGTGATGAAACGTTAGAGTTAGCTGAGCCAGAACTAAGATTTATCGCCCAGGATATCGCTCCTCGGTGCCTGATGTTCGAAGAGTTCTTTCAACAAGAGATGCAAGCCGGAAACATCTCCGCCGATTCATTTACCGACGAGCCCAAATCCATCCACCTTCACGGACATTGCTTTCAAAAGGCGCTCGCGGGGCAGTCAGCGAGCATCGCAGCTCTCAGTCTACCTCAGAACTACACCGTCAAAACGATCCCCAGTGGATGCTGCGGCATGGCAGGTTCTTTCGGTTACGAAGTGGAACACTACGATGTATCAATGAAGATTGGTGAGTTGGTCCTGTTCCCTCGCGTACGGGAGTTACCATCCGAGGTCGTCGTGGCCGCCCCAGGCACCTCATGCCGTCATCAAATCCACGACGGGACGCAGCGAAAGGCGCTACACCCGGCCGAAATATTATGGGATTCTCTGCGAAAATCGCCCTGA
- a CDS encoding SUMF1/EgtB/PvdO family nonheme iron enzyme, giving the protein MKLSLLLSVCSLGIAAGYLSAADVDFAKDVAPILETNCVSCHSGDEPAGDYLLTTKEDAFESGSGGAILPESPEDSMFYTMTVLPRTDEQLMPPLRSGGPLSKGETETLKNWIAQGAKWPDDMKLKARAKEGPRFTTPDDFELVKQIHAKIVTQAKKEQEDPANYKNTIPVTEVEYEMIAIPGGEFVMGSPETEEFRRPEEGPQAKVSVDPFWMGKCEVTWDEYEPFMITQVDRRKDGSRIDYDTKSHTIVDAVSQPTPPYTEMSFGMGQHGYPAISMTQHAANKYCQWLSAQTGHFYRLPTEAEWEHACRAGTTTAYSFGDDPEKLFDYAWFYDNANEKYQKVGLKKPNPWGLHDMHGNVMEWCADQYVPDYFEKIQKTTKNPYIKPVSLYPRSVRGGGWDDDPDRLRSAARRGSEAVWKQQDPQLPKSIWYHTDAQQLGFRIVRPVKVPSPEEMYFYWNSAKDVY; this is encoded by the coding sequence ATGAAACTGTCGCTTCTTCTATCGGTATGTTCCCTTGGTATTGCTGCTGGCTATTTGTCGGCTGCTGACGTTGATTTCGCCAAAGACGTGGCTCCTATCTTGGAGACGAATTGCGTTTCCTGTCACTCCGGCGACGAGCCTGCTGGCGATTACCTACTGACGACAAAAGAGGATGCGTTTGAATCCGGCAGTGGTGGTGCGATCCTTCCGGAATCCCCAGAAGACAGCATGTTCTACACCATGACCGTGCTGCCACGTACCGACGAACAGTTGATGCCACCGCTTCGTTCAGGTGGTCCTCTCTCGAAGGGCGAAACCGAGACGCTGAAGAACTGGATCGCTCAAGGAGCCAAGTGGCCCGACGATATGAAGCTCAAGGCCCGTGCCAAGGAAGGGCCACGATTTACTACGCCGGACGACTTTGAATTGGTGAAGCAGATTCACGCCAAGATTGTTACCCAGGCCAAGAAAGAGCAGGAAGACCCGGCAAACTATAAAAACACCATTCCCGTTACCGAGGTCGAGTACGAAATGATCGCCATTCCTGGTGGCGAGTTTGTTATGGGAAGTCCAGAAACCGAAGAATTTCGACGCCCTGAGGAAGGCCCCCAAGCCAAGGTTTCTGTTGATCCTTTCTGGATGGGCAAGTGCGAAGTGACCTGGGATGAATACGAGCCGTTCATGATCACCCAGGTTGATCGCCGGAAAGATGGTTCGCGTATCGACTACGACACCAAATCGCACACGATCGTCGATGCTGTCAGTCAGCCGACGCCACCCTATACAGAGATGAGCTTCGGGATGGGGCAGCATGGCTATCCAGCCATCAGCATGACACAGCACGCAGCTAACAAGTATTGTCAGTGGCTCAGTGCTCAGACCGGACATTTCTATCGTCTGCCAACCGAGGCTGAATGGGAACACGCTTGTCGTGCCGGTACAACCACGGCTTACTCATTCGGCGACGACCCGGAAAAGCTTTTCGATTATGCTTGGTTCTATGATAATGCGAACGAAAAGTATCAGAAGGTCGGTTTGAAGAAGCCTAATCCATGGGGCCTGCACGATATGCATGGCAATGTCATGGAATGGTGTGCCGACCAGTACGTGCCCGACTACTTCGAGAAGATTCAGAAAACGACCAAGAACCCGTACATCAAACCCGTAAGCCTCTATCCGCGAAGTGTTCGCGGTGGCGGATGGGATGATGATCCGGATCGCCTTCGCAGCGCAGCGCGGCGCGGAAGTGAAGCGGTCTGGAAGCAGCAAGATCCTCAGCTTCCCAAGAGCATCTGGTATCACACCGATGCTCAGCAACTAGGCTTTCGTATTGTTCGCCCCGTGAAGGTACCCTCGCCCGAGGAAATGTACTTCTATTGGAACAGTGCCAAAGACGTCTACTAA
- a CDS encoding DUF7133 domain-containing protein has translation MLAADPPNTPEQQQKLFHLPPGFEIQLVVSEPEIGQPMNLNFDARGRLWITSSVEYPYPAKGPGVQPRPDRFAGIGEHAPRDWVTVVKGFAADGRGKKVTKFATGLNIPIGETPLGDGDEAIVYSIPNIDKLIDSDGDGVADERTKLYGSVGNVDTHGMVNSFTPWIDGWIYGCHGFSNTSEITDGEGNVTRLQSGNTYRFQADGSRFEQFTFGQVNPFGMTFDPLGNLYDADCHSMPVYQLLRGARYPHFGAKPDALGFGPTMINHNHGSTGICGPAYYAAEQFPQAFRDHLFICNPVSQVIHRDRLKQFGSTYQVDTQPDMVTCDDTWFRPVDVMMGPDGALYIADFYNPIIGHYESPLDHPDRDRTHGRVWRIVYTGEDNSSVPVASPADLSKLSTEELLIQLDSANLFVRTMATNLLVESHAETAVQAIHSLRDQASPRQLAHALWVVERIVGLNDDEIQQLAGHLDRLVRVHLIKALAERETWSAVERDIVQHALQDQDAFVVRAAVDALGRHPDATNVQPMLVAWQQTLPEDSHLVHTIRLALREHFRSAEVVAQFDSQKWNDEEVKQLAAIAKISESEPAAQWLIMRTDSNSIDWEVVRRVARQAASQNDSKMLERIIELTKPSPAWKQLSVLSQFSRAEQEAGRRPADNPLAHQWAERLWKDLSPELASPESWTVHSLSDDRPSAINPWGPRDRTTSSGDTQKFLDSIVHGEQQTGILRSRSFALPSEIRFWMCGQDGLPGTKSPEANLVRVLLADGDEVIAQQTVPRNDVANQYTLSLGEHAGKPGYVEVIDGNAAASYAWIAVCDFSPEVPPLTFEGESPSKIELLQTVQGFKLTSAVPHLTKLLSDQKLDWKTRLSIAETLHQLGSGELVSDNLVAWLTESRLTPSVQQRTIRLLGFQANSTAHQALVEQLKNSAAQQQAEIALALGQNQEGVEALLNAVDQGKASPRVLQDPKWQQQTEAIVQSGDLRDRIAKLTSNLPPASAQEQANIQKFLELHVSSRASLEAGAKSFEKRCAACHKIGDQGNLIGPQLDGIGNRPVVRIVEDVLAPSRNVDAAFKTVLIQTIDGQVISGLPRREEGEVLVLANAEGKEVRIPKDDIELRKDSPLSLMPNNFGEQIPQAELHGLIRFLESQKANKSE, from the coding sequence TTGCTAGCGGCTGATCCGCCGAATACGCCCGAGCAGCAGCAAAAGCTCTTTCATCTACCCCCTGGTTTCGAGATTCAGCTAGTCGTGAGTGAGCCGGAGATCGGGCAACCCATGAATTTGAATTTCGATGCCCGTGGGCGGCTATGGATTACCAGCAGCGTCGAGTACCCCTATCCGGCGAAAGGCCCTGGCGTACAGCCGAGGCCAGATCGATTCGCTGGCATCGGCGAGCATGCTCCGCGTGATTGGGTGACCGTTGTCAAAGGTTTTGCAGCAGACGGCCGCGGCAAGAAGGTCACCAAGTTTGCTACCGGGCTTAACATTCCCATTGGGGAAACGCCCCTTGGCGATGGTGACGAGGCGATCGTTTACAGCATTCCCAATATCGACAAGCTGATAGATTCTGACGGAGATGGCGTCGCCGACGAAAGAACCAAGCTGTATGGTTCGGTAGGAAACGTCGACACGCACGGCATGGTCAATTCGTTCACGCCTTGGATCGACGGTTGGATCTACGGCTGCCATGGGTTCTCGAACACGTCGGAGATTACCGACGGCGAAGGTAACGTAACCCGATTGCAGTCGGGCAATACCTATCGTTTTCAGGCCGATGGCAGCCGGTTTGAACAGTTCACCTTCGGCCAGGTCAATCCATTCGGCATGACGTTTGATCCGCTAGGCAACCTGTACGATGCCGACTGTCATTCGATGCCGGTCTACCAGTTGCTACGCGGTGCCAGATATCCTCATTTCGGTGCCAAGCCCGATGCCTTAGGATTCGGACCAACCATGATCAATCATAATCATGGTTCAACAGGCATCTGCGGTCCGGCTTACTATGCGGCCGAGCAATTCCCGCAGGCGTTTCGCGACCATCTTTTTATCTGCAATCCAGTGTCGCAGGTCATCCATCGTGACAGGCTCAAGCAGTTTGGTTCTACCTATCAGGTTGATACCCAGCCAGACATGGTGACGTGCGACGATACCTGGTTCCGGCCGGTCGACGTCATGATGGGACCAGATGGTGCACTGTACATTGCCGACTTCTACAATCCGATCATCGGGCATTACGAGTCGCCGTTAGACCACCCAGATCGCGATCGAACTCATGGACGCGTTTGGCGAATCGTCTACACGGGGGAAGACAACTCTTCGGTGCCAGTTGCCTCCCCTGCCGACTTGTCGAAGCTTTCCACCGAAGAACTGTTAATTCAGCTAGACAGTGCGAACTTATTCGTTCGCACCATGGCTACAAACCTGTTGGTCGAGAGTCATGCCGAGACGGCCGTTCAAGCGATTCATTCGCTTCGAGATCAGGCGAGTCCGCGGCAATTGGCCCATGCCCTATGGGTTGTGGAGCGAATCGTAGGATTGAACGACGACGAAATACAACAATTAGCAGGCCATTTGGATCGACTCGTTCGCGTTCACTTGATCAAGGCCCTGGCCGAACGCGAAACCTGGTCGGCGGTTGAACGAGACATCGTCCAGCATGCTTTGCAAGATCAAGATGCATTTGTTGTCCGTGCCGCAGTCGATGCCCTGGGACGTCACCCAGATGCCACCAACGTGCAACCGATGCTGGTTGCCTGGCAGCAGACCCTGCCTGAAGATAGCCACCTCGTGCATACGATTCGCTTGGCACTCCGTGAGCATTTTCGTTCGGCCGAAGTCGTTGCTCAGTTCGATTCGCAGAAGTGGAACGATGAGGAGGTCAAACAACTTGCCGCCATCGCGAAGATCTCGGAGAGCGAACCAGCAGCCCAATGGCTGATTATGCGAACCGATAGCAATTCCATCGATTGGGAAGTTGTCCGGCGAGTAGCCAGACAAGCGGCAAGTCAGAACGACTCGAAGATGCTTGAGCGAATCATTGAACTGACCAAGCCGTCACCGGCGTGGAAACAGCTTTCTGTTTTGAGCCAGTTTAGCCGTGCCGAACAAGAGGCTGGTCGGCGTCCTGCTGATAATCCGCTGGCACACCAGTGGGCAGAACGTCTCTGGAAGGATCTGTCTCCGGAGCTGGCAAGTCCCGAGTCCTGGACAGTCCATTCTCTGTCCGATGATCGTCCTTCGGCGATCAACCCCTGGGGACCACGTGATCGCACGACATCTTCCGGCGATACGCAGAAGTTCTTGGATAGCATTGTCCACGGAGAGCAGCAAACGGGCATCCTGCGGAGTCGCAGCTTTGCCTTGCCCAGCGAGATTCGCTTTTGGATGTGTGGGCAGGACGGCCTGCCGGGAACAAAGAGCCCCGAGGCAAACCTTGTTCGCGTTTTGTTGGCCGATGGGGACGAGGTAATCGCGCAGCAAACGGTTCCTCGCAATGATGTCGCCAACCAGTACACCCTTTCACTTGGAGAGCATGCCGGTAAGCCAGGCTACGTAGAAGTGATCGATGGAAATGCGGCCGCTTCTTACGCGTGGATCGCCGTATGTGACTTTTCGCCAGAGGTGCCGCCCTTGACGTTCGAAGGCGAATCGCCTTCGAAGATCGAGCTGCTGCAAACCGTACAAGGGTTCAAGCTGACATCGGCTGTGCCCCACCTGACGAAGCTTCTGTCCGATCAAAAACTAGATTGGAAGACAAGGCTCTCCATCGCCGAAACCTTGCATCAACTGGGAAGTGGTGAGTTAGTCTCCGACAATCTGGTTGCTTGGCTCACGGAGTCCCGTCTTACACCATCTGTGCAGCAGCGAACTATTCGGCTACTCGGATTCCAGGCGAATAGTACTGCGCATCAGGCGCTCGTCGAACAATTGAAGAACTCCGCAGCCCAGCAGCAAGCTGAAATTGCGCTTGCGCTTGGGCAAAACCAGGAAGGAGTGGAAGCTCTACTCAATGCCGTTGATCAAGGGAAGGCATCACCACGCGTGCTGCAAGATCCGAAGTGGCAGCAACAAACGGAAGCAATCGTCCAATCGGGCGACCTTCGGGATCGGATTGCCAAACTAACTTCGAACCTTCCACCGGCTTCCGCTCAAGAACAAGCGAATATTCAGAAGTTCCTAGAACTCCACGTGTCGAGCCGAGCATCGCTTGAAGCGGGTGCGAAGTCGTTTGAGAAGCGATGCGCCGCATGTCATAAGATTGGCGATCAAGGCAATCTCATCGGGCCACAGCTAGACGGAATCGGCAATCGCCCCGTGGTGCGGATTGTTGAGGATGTCTTGGCACCCAGCCGCAACGTCGATGCTGCCTTCAAGACGGTACTCATTCAAACCATTGATGGCCAAGTGATTTCCGGACTTCCGAGGCGGGAAGAAGGAGAGGTCCTCGTATTGGCAAATGCGGAAGGAAAAGAAGTTCGTATTCCTAAGGACGATATCGAACTTCGTAAGGACTCTCCACTATCGTTGATGCCAAACAACTTTGGCGAGCAGATTCCCCAAGCCGAATTGCACGGACTCATTCGCTTCTTGGAATCTCAGAAAGCGAACAAATCGGAGTAG
- a CDS encoding Gfo/Idh/MocA family oxidoreductase, producing MSERLQTKNNRRDFIKIAGAASALGAFAVPNVHAEEKEIGKIQVALVGCGGRGTGAAADSLNVPAGCTKLVAMADVFQHRLDGSYNALNRTFQENKDKVDVPKDRQFVGFEAYKQAMDALNPGDIVILATPLAFRWVHYQYAIDKGLNVFMEKPVIADGPSAKKMIALAELADKKNIKSAVGLMVRHCRGRQELHERIQNGEIGDIVCMRAYRMHGPVASAFSTPKPEDKPEVMYQIERFHSFLWASGGCFSDFYIHQIDETSWMKNAWPVKAQALGGRHYRGDFIDQNFDTYAVEYTYPDGSKLFFNGRTMLGCRNDMSSVVHGSKGSAIVSTSGHTPGKVRTFKGQNQNRREVVWAYPQPEQNPYQLEWNDFVDAIVNDQPYNEVHRGVQASLVTSMGRMAAHTGQEITYEQMLHCEQEFAPNVDKLTADGPAPVTPNEEGKYPVPMPGQNRDVEYVV from the coding sequence ATGAGCGAACGACTGCAAACCAAGAACAATCGCCGCGACTTCATCAAGATTGCCGGTGCGGCTTCCGCCCTGGGTGCTTTCGCCGTACCAAACGTTCACGCCGAAGAGAAAGAGATTGGCAAGATCCAAGTCGCCCTGGTCGGCTGTGGTGGTCGTGGAACCGGTGCGGCGGCCGACTCGCTGAACGTGCCTGCTGGCTGCACGAAGTTGGTCGCCATGGCCGATGTTTTCCAGCATCGCCTGGATGGCAGTTACAACGCACTGAACCGTACGTTCCAGGAAAACAAAGACAAAGTCGATGTTCCGAAAGATCGCCAGTTCGTGGGCTTCGAAGCCTACAAGCAAGCAATGGATGCTCTGAACCCAGGCGACATCGTAATCCTCGCCACGCCGCTGGCTTTCCGTTGGGTCCACTATCAATACGCCATCGACAAGGGCCTGAACGTCTTCATGGAAAAGCCGGTCATCGCCGATGGTCCTAGTGCCAAGAAGATGATCGCCTTGGCAGAACTTGCTGACAAGAAGAACATCAAGTCGGCTGTGGGGCTGATGGTGCGTCACTGCCGTGGTCGTCAGGAACTACACGAGCGAATTCAGAACGGCGAAATCGGTGATATCGTCTGCATGCGTGCTTACCGTATGCACGGCCCGGTTGCCTCGGCGTTCAGCACTCCGAAGCCAGAAGACAAACCGGAAGTCATGTATCAGATCGAACGCTTCCACAGCTTTCTGTGGGCCAGCGGTGGTTGCTTCAGTGACTTCTACATCCACCAGATCGACGAAACTTCATGGATGAAGAATGCGTGGCCTGTCAAAGCTCAGGCACTCGGTGGACGTCACTACCGCGGCGACTTCATCGATCAAAACTTCGATACGTACGCCGTCGAGTACACCTACCCGGACGGCTCGAAACTGTTCTTCAATGGCCGCACGATGCTTGGCTGCCGCAACGACATGTCGAGCGTTGTCCACGGTAGCAAGGGTTCGGCAATCGTGAGCACCTCGGGGCATACGCCTGGTAAGGTTCGTACCTTCAAGGGCCAGAACCAGAATCGCCGCGAAGTCGTTTGGGCTTACCCGCAGCCAGAACAGAACCCGTACCAACTAGAATGGAATGACTTTGTCGACGCGATCGTCAACGATCAGCCGTACAACGAAGTTCATCGCGGTGTTCAAGCAAGCTTGGTGACGAGCATGGGCCGTATGGCAGCTCACACAGGCCAAGAGATCACCTACGAACAAATGCTCCACTGCGAGCAGGAGTTCGCACCGAACGTCGACAAGCTGACCGCCGATGGGCCAGCCCCGGTGACGCCGAATGAAGAAGGCAAGTATCCGGTTCCAATGCCCGGTCAAAACCGCGACGTGGAATACGTGGTCTAA